Within the Pseudomonas chlororaphis subsp. aurantiaca genome, the region CGCTGCGACGGATGACGACGCGGTCATGCAGAGGACGAAGCTTCATTGTCGATCTCTCCTAATTATGGTTTTCAGCGGCCGGTGTTTACCGGCGGGTTAACAAATCCGGCGTGGCCGGTTGCGGCTCGACGAGCGAGACGCGGAAGTCTGTCTGGTGTCGCCACCAGAAACCTTGCGGTGACCGATACATGTGGGCGCATATGCTTATTACAAGGGCTGCCCAATGAAATTTTTTAGATTTTCAGTCGGGCAAAACGAACACGGCACCCGAAGGTGCCGTGTCGATCATTGAGAGACTCAGGAATCGCGGTGCTCGAACTCGCCTTCGATCACATTCGGCTCACGCCCCAGAGGGCGCTGCGGCGCGGGTCCGCCACGGGCGGCCTGCATGTCGTCGGCAAAGGCACGCTGACGAATGGCCTGTTCTTCGGCACGCTGGCGCATCTTGTTGGCCAGCAGGCGACGGGTGACCGGCAACAGCATGAACAGGCCGAATACGTCACTGATGAAGCCAGGCAGGATCAACAGGCCGCCCGCCAGGGCCAGCATCAGGCCTTCGAGCATGGTCTGGGCCGGCAGCTCGCCGCGGTTCAGGCTTTCACGGGCACGCAACGCCGTGGCCAGCCCCGCGACGCGCAGGACCAGCACACCCAGCATCGAGCCCAGGATGATCAGCA harbors:
- a CDS encoding FxsA family protein, which translates into the protein MRPFLLLFLLFPVLELFVFVKVSAAIGFFPALLLIILGSMLGVLVLRVAGLATALRARESLNRGELPAQTMLEGLMLALAGGLLILPGFISDVFGLFMLLPVTRRLLANKMRQRAEEQAIRQRAFADDMQAARGGPAPQRPLGREPNVIEGEFEHRDS